The DNA sequence TGAGTTAGATAAAAGCAACTCGTATGTTCAGCAGTTTTGCCAAGCAATGGATGATGATTTTAATACCCCGCAGGCAATCGCAGTATTATTTGAATTAGCGAAAGAATTAAACTTGGCAAAAACGCAAGATGAAGATAAAGCTAAGCAGTTGGCTTCAACCCTTGTTGCCCTTGGTGGCATTATTGGCTTGTTGCAGTTAGAGCCTGCGGCGTTTTTACAAGGTCAAAATGATGAGGATGAAGTTGCCGTGATTGAAGCGTTAATCGCGCAACGTAATCAAGCGCGTGCAGATAAAAACTGGCCACTTGCTGATGAAGCGCGAGATAAATTAAATGCCATGAACATAGTGCTAGAAGATAGCGCCGGTAAAACAACATGGCGAAAAGCGTAACTTGGTTTACTTTATCTAGGTTTACTTTTCTCAAGACATAAAAAAAGAGCTATATAGCTCTTTTTTTAGGTCAGTCTTTTGCAAGAATTATTGTTTACCAAACTCTTCGCAGGCAATTAACGTATTTTCAATTAGGCTCGCAACTGTCATTGGGCCAACACCACCTGGCACAGGGGTAATATGCGATGCTTTCTCTTTGGCATTGTCAAAATCAACATCACCAATTAACTTTCCTGATTCTAATCGGTTAATGCCGACATCAATAACAACAGCACCTTCTTTTATCCACTCACCTGGAATAAATGCTGGTTTACCGACAGCAACAACTAATAAATCAGCTTTTCTTACTTGTTGCTCTAAATCCTTAGTGAAACGGTGACAGGCCGTTACTGTGCAACCTTTTAAGAGTAATTCTAATATCATTGGGCGACCAACAATATTAGAGACACCAATAACAACAGCATTTAAGCCTTTGGTATCAACGCCGGTTGATTGAATTAAGCTTACTATGCCTTTTGGCGTGCATGGTCTTAAGCCAGGTTGACGTAATAGTAATTTACCGACATTAGATGGATGGAAGCCATCGACATCTTTTTGCGGGTTTATATGCTCTATAATTAAGTCTGAGTTTAATCCTTCAGGTAACGGCAGCTGTACCAATATACCATCTATTGTATCGTCTTGGTTTAGTTCACTCACTAAAGAAAGTAATTCTTGCTCTGTGGTAGTGCAGGGTAAGTCATATGAGCGAGAAACAAAGCCTACTTCTTCACATGCTTTACGTTTACTACCAACATATACTTGCGAAGCAGGATCACTGCCTACTAAAATAACGGCTAGACCTGGTGCTCTTTGGCCATTTTCAATACGTTGTTGAACTTTTTCTTTAACGGAATTTCGAAGCTGTTTGGCAATATCTTTGCCATCAATCAATGCTGCTGTCATGAGCTTTGTTGGATCCTGAATGTGGATGGTGGAACACGGCGACATTTTGCCATAAAGCCGTGCTTAGGTGTAGGTATAATTTCATTAAAGTGTTAAAAGCTTGATCTACTCCAAATCTGCATGTCAGCATGAAAAGTCAGCAATTTATTACTATTATATAAACACTTTTAGCTAACTTGCGTTAAAAGTGAGCGAACAGATATTTTTTTATAAAAAAGGTTTGACTGCACTAAAGCAAGTCGGTAATATCCGCACCCGTTGAAAGCGACACAGCTTTTAACAATATGTCGGTGATTAGCGCAGCTTGGTAGCGCACTTGGTTTGGGTCCAAGGGGTCGCAAGTTCGAATCTTGCATCACCGACCACTTTTCTTACATTTACTTATCGTAAAAAGAAAAGTACCTGTAGGTAATGTGCGCCCTTAGCTCAGCTGGATAGAGCAACGCCCTTCTAAGGCGTGGGTCGTAGGTTCGAATCCTACAGGGCGTGCCATACTTATTTATAGGTAATTATGGTGGCTATAGCTCAGTTGGTAGAGCCCCGGATTGTGATTCCGGTTGTCGTGGGTTCAAGTCCCATTAGCCACCCCATCTTTTACTTTGTTAGTAATCATGCTAATAAAGTGTCAGAAGATAATGTCGGTGATTAGCGCAGCTTGGTAGCGCACTTGGTTTGGGTCCAAGGGGTCGCAAGTTCGAATCTTGCATCACCGACCACTTCTTCAATTTCTTCGTCAATTTTTCTAAATTTACACACTATATTTGCCATTGCTATCTTCTCTAATGCCAGAATAATTGCGCTTTGTGTGCATATCTCTACATAGATCAAACTTTTTTTGCTCTTGTACTCGACTCTTGTGAAAACCCTAGCTATAATTCCGCGTCATTATTTTTGTAATTGTGCATCTTTTGTTGCAAATTTGATAAAAAATTATCAATGCTGGGCGTTATTAGATGTGAAATAAAAGCGTAGTACGCTAAGTTTTGAGGTATTTAAATGCAAGTTTCAGTTGAGACTACACAAGGTTTGGAACGTCGTTTGACTATTTCTGTTCCTGCCGAAACAGTAGATGTTGAAGTAAAGAATCGTCTTCGTCAAATTGGTAAAACACAACGTATTAACGGCTTCCGCCCGGGCAAAGTACCACCATCAGTAATTCAAAAGCGCTATGGTAAGTCTGTACGTCAAGAAGTGGCTGGTGAATTAATGCAGCGTAACTTTGTTGACGCGATTATCGCTGAGAAAATCAACCCAGCGGGTCGTCCTTCATTTGTAGCAAAAAGCAATGAAGAAGGTAAAGAGTTAGAATTTGAAGCGACTTTTGAAGTTTACCCAGAAGTTGAATTAAAAGATTTAGATAAAATCGCTGTTGAGCGTCCTGACGTTGAAGTAACTGAGTCAGACGTTGATGAAATGTTTGTTACATTGCAAAAGCAACACCAAACATGGAAAGAAAACAAGCGTAAAACTAAGAAAGGCGATAAGTTAACTATCGACTTTACTGGCCGTGTTGACGGTGAAGAGTTTGAAGGTGGTAAAGCGGAAGGTTTTGAATTAGAACTTGGCGCAGGTCGTATGATCCCAGGTTTTGAAAAAGAAATCACAGGTATGAAAGTTGGTGAAGAGAAAACTATCAAGGTAACTTTCCCTGAAGATTACCACGCAGAAAACCTAAAAGGTAAAGATGCAGAGTTTGATATTGTTGTTCACAAAACTGAAGGTCCAATCCTTCCAGAAATTGACGACGAGTTTGCTAAATTATTCGGCATTGAAGAAGGTGGCGTAGAAGCCCTTCGTGCAGAAGTGAGCAAAAACATGGCACGTGAATTAACTTCTGCGGTAAAAGCAAAAGTTAAAGAGCAAGTAATTGAAGGCTTATTAGCTGGTCACGAAGTTGAGTTACCTTCAGCGTTAGTAGCGCAAGAAGTTGATGTATTACGTCAACAAGCTATGCAACGTTTCCAAGGTCAAATGGATCCTAAGAATTTACCAGAACTTCCAGCTGAAATGTTCAAAGAGCAAGCTGAAAAGCGTGTTAAAATTGGTTTATTATTAGGCGAAGTTATCAAGGTTAACGAATTAAAAGTTAACGATGAAAAAGTGAATGAGTTAATCGCTACTGCGGCTTCAGCATATGAAGATCCACAAGAAGTTATCGATTACTACGCAAACAACAAAGAACTTATGCAGCAAATGCAAAACGTTGCTTTAGAAGAGCAAGCGGTTGAGTTACTCGTTGAAGGCGCGAAGGTAAGAGATAAAAAAGCTAACTTTAGCGAAATCATGAATCCTGAAGCTAAGTAGTAGTAATACTGCTGTCAATGGCACTTTTCCATTGACAATAGCGTAAGCAATCGATTAAATGGCTTGTATGTATTCATACAAGCCATTTTTTTAATAACGATATTATAATCTTTGGTTAATTAAAGCATTTATTTATAAGGGAAGGATTACACTTGTTTAACTCTCAACTTCATTCTCAGATTAACTCACAAACAACTGCAGCAAGCCAAGCTAATGACATTGAAAGTGCTTTAGTGCCAATGGTGGTAGAGCAAACTTCAAAAGGTGAGCGTTCTTATGATATTTATTCACGTTTACTAAAAGAGCGTATCATTTTCTTGTGTGGTCAAGTTGAAGACCATATGGCCAACCTTATCATCGCACAGTTATTATTTCTTGAGTCTGAAAGCCCTGATAAAGATATTTTCCTTTATATTAACTCTCCTGGTGGCTCTGTTACTGCAGGTATGGCAATTTATGATACCATGAAGTTTATCAAGCCTAATGTTAGTACCGTTTGTATTGGTCAAGCAGCAAGTATGGGCGCTTTTTTATTGTCGGGTGGAGAGAAGGGCAAGCGTTTTTGTCTGCCAAATGCGCGTGTAATGATTCATCAGCCTTTAGGCGGTTTCCAAGGTCAAGCATCAGATTTTGAAATCCACGCTAAAGAAATCTTATTTATTAAAGATAAACTGAATAAATTAATGGCTGAACATACTGGCCAATCGCTTGAGAAAGTTGCCCAAGATACGGACAGAGATAATTTCTTAAGTGCAGAAAGTGCGGTTGAATATGGCTTAGTTGACTCCATATTAGAACAACGTAACGATTAATAATTTTCCGTGTATACTTACTAGTAACGGAGTACTAGTTTCTTAAAGTTTAGAGGTAAGGCATGACCGATATAAAAAAAGGCAGCGATAGTGGTAAATTACTGTATTGCTCATTTTGTGGTAAAAGCCAACATGAAGTACGAAAACTAATTGCCGGTCCATCAGTATTCATATGTGATGAATGTGTAGAGCTTTGTAACGATATTATTCGTGAAGAGATCACTGAAATTTCACCAAAAGAAGAGAAAGAGGCATTACCTTCACCGATAGAGATCCGTGAAAGTCTAGATGATTATGTTATAGGTCAAGAGCACGCTAAGAAGGTGCTTGCTGTTGCAGTGTATAATCACTACAAGCGTTTACGTAACGGTGACACCCATAATGGCGTTGAATTAGGTAAGAGTAATATCTTACTTATTGGCCCAACGGGTAGTGGTAAAACCTTACTTGCACAAACCTTAGCACGTTTACTTGATGTGCCATTTACTATGGCTGATGCAACAACACTTACTGAAGCAGGTTACGTGGGTGAAGATGTTGAAAACATCATTCAGAAGCTATTGCAAAAATGTGATTACGATGTTGAAAAGGCACAGCGTGGTATCGTTTACATTGATGAAATTGACAAGATTTCGCGTAAATCTGATAACCCATCTATTACCAGAGATGTTTCAGGTGAAGGTGTTCAACAAGCATTATTGAAGCTGATTGAAGGTACGGTTGCTTCTGTACCACCTCAAGGTGGTCGTAAACACCCTCAGCAAGAATTCTTACAGGTAGATACTTCTAAGATCTTGTTTATTTGTGGTGGCGCATTTGCTGGGCTTGATAAGGTGATTGAGCAACGTTGTCATACGGGTGTTGGTATTGGTTTTGGCGCAGAAGTTCGCGGTAAAGATCAAGAAAAATCCCTTACTGAGCGTTTTGAGAATGTCGAACCAGAAGATCTTGTTAAGTATGGTTTAATTCCTGAGTTTATTGGTCGTCTGCCTGTTGTAGCGACATTAAGAGAGCTTGATGAAGATGCCCTGATTCAGATCTTGCAAGAGCCTAAAAACGCACTAACTAAACAGTTTACCGCTTTGTTTGATATGGAAGACGTTGAGCTTGAGTTTAGAAAAGATGCATTACTTGCAATCGCTCGTAAAGCAATGGAGCGTAAAACAGGTGCGCGTGGTTTACGTTCTATTGTTGAAGCGGTATTACTGGAAACTATGTACGAACTGCCATCTCTAGAAAATGTCAGTAAAGTTGTGGTGGATGAAAATGCCATTAAGGGTGAAAGTAAACCTATCGTTATTTACGAAACACAGCAAGAGCAAGCTGCATCTGAATAATCGTTTTAACGAATAAATATCATTAATGAAAAAAGAACCGAAAGGTTCTTTTTTGTTTTTACGCTGACAATAATTTTTTAAACTAAATAATTCAGCTTTTTTTTAGCAAGTTGTTGAAAGCGCATTGACCAACCCCATATAGTTTCTTATAACTGAAAACTCGTTAATTGATTTTCATGATAACTAACAAAATCCCCAAAAGAGTAACTAATGAGTCAAGAATTATCTACAGTAAGTGAAATCCCTGTATTAGCATTGCGCGATGTCGTAGTTTATCCACAAATGGTTATTCCATTATTTGTTGGTAGAGAAAAGTCTATTCGTTGTTTAGATATCGCCATGGAAGACGATAAAAAGGTGTTTTTAGTAGCACAAAAGGATGCTGCTATTGATGATCCGCAAGCTGATGATGTTTATAGCACAGGTACCGTTGCTACCATATTACAAATGCTGAAATTACCAGATGGTACGGTAAAAGTATTAGTAGAAGGCGAACAAAGAGCTAAAGTTACTGAGTTTGTAGAAACTGAGCAATATTTTAGTGCCAGCATTGAATACCTTGCTTCAACGAAAAATGATGAAGCTGATATTGATGTGTTAGTGCGCTCGGCCATTTCACAGTTTGAAGGCTATGTAAAATTAAATAAAAAGATCCCACCTGAGGTATTAACCTCGGTATCTGGTATTGATGATGCTGAGCAGCTAGCCGATACCATGGCTGCACATATGCCGCTTAAGCTTGTAGATAAGCAAAAAATACTTGAAATTGACGATGTTAACACGCGCTTAGAGCACCTGATGGCGTTGATGGAAGGAGAGATCGACTTATTACAGGTTGAAAAGAAAATTCGCACCCGCGTTAAAAAGCAAATGGAGAAGAGTCAGCGTGAGTACTACTTGAATGAGCAAATGAAGGCCATTCAAAAAGAGCTTAACGATGGTGATGATGCGCCAGATGAACTTGAACAAATGGCAAAGCGCATTGATGAAGCGCAGATGCCAGCCGAAGCAAAAGATAAAACGTTAGCTGAGCTGCAAAAGCTTAAAATGATGTCGCCTATGTCAGCAGAAGCTACTGTTGTGCGCAGTTACATCGATTGCATGCTTAATGTACCGTGGAAAAAGCGCAGCAAATTAAAACGTAACCTTGCCTTAGCGCAAGAGGTACTTGATAAAGACCACTTTGGCTTAGATAAGGTGAAAGAACGCATTCTAGAGTATTTGGCGGTTCAGCAACGTGTCAGCCAGTTAAAAGGTCCTATTTTGTGTTTAGTCGGGCCTCCAGGTGTTGGTAAAACATCTTTAGGTCAATCTATTGCTAAGTCTACTGGCCGTAAATATGTTCGTATGGCATTAGGTGGTGTTAGAGATGAAGCTGAAATTAGAGGTCATAGACGAACTTATATTGGCTCATTGCCGGGTAAGTTAATTCAGAAAATGTCTAAGGTTGGCGTTAAAAACCCATTATTTTTACTTGATGAAATCGATAAGATGGCTTCGGATATGCGCGGCGACCCAGCTTCAGCATTATTAGAGGTACTTGATCCTGAGCAAAATACTAGCTTTAACGATCACTACCTTGAAGTTGATTATGACTTATCTGATGTTATGTTCGTCGCGACATCAAACAGCATGGATATTCCAGGGCCGTTATTAGATCGTATGGAAGTTATTCGTCTGTCTGGCTATACCGAAGATGAAAAGCTTAATATTGCCCGCAATCATTTACTTGAAAAGCAAATTCAACGTAATGGTTTAAAGGCAAAGGAAATAGAAATAGATGACAGTGCCATTATCGGTATTATTCGTTATTACACCCGTGAAGCCGGCGTACGTAGTTTAGAGCGTGAAATTTCTAAGCTGTGCCGTAAAGCGGTTAAAGCAATTTTACTTGATAAAAAGCTTAAGAAAGTCACCATCAATCAAGGTAATCTAGATGAATATTTAGGTGTGCAACGCTTTGATTACGGTAAAGCGGATGATGAAAACCGGGTTGGTTTAGTTACTGGCTTAGCATGGACACAGGTTGGTGGTGAGTTATTAACGATAGAAACTGCTTCTGTGCCAGGTAAAGGTAAGCTCACTTATACAGGCTCATTAGGCGATGTTATGCAGGAGTCTATTCAAGCGGCGATGACGGTTGTTCGTAGTAGAACAGAAAAATTGCGTATTAATGATGATTTCTATGAAAAGCGTGATATTCATGTGCATGTGCCAGAGGGGGCAACACCTAAAGATGGCCCAAGCGCAGGTATAGGTATGTGTACTGCGTTAGTATCTAGCCTAACAGGTAACCCAGTGAAAGCTGATGTCGCTATGACAGGTGAAATTACACTACGCGGTGAAGTGTTAGCGATTGGCGGCTTAAAAGAGAAGTTATTAGCTGCACATCGTGGTGGTATTAAAACGGTTGTCATTCCTCATGAGAATGAAAGAGACTTAAAAGATATACCTGATAATGTTAAAGCTGAGCTAGCAATTCATCCGGTGAAATGGATTGAAGAAGTGTTAGCGATTGCGCTTGAACACCCAGTAGATAAGTGGCAAGCGGCCGATAAATAGTGCTTTTGCTAGGCATTTTTTGATGATTTGCATCAAAAAATGCCAAAAAAGACAAATTTTTTAAAAAAAATTGCAATTAGAGCTTTTCAAACGCTGAAACTGTGGTAAGTTAACTACGCTTATATCGCTAGACCCCTTGCTACTTATGCAAATAAGCATAAATTGATAGATAAGTTGGCTAGTCGAAGTATTATTTTTAAACTCAACGCTTGAGGGATGACAAAGTTCAAAATGAACTTTTGTTGTTACCATAATTAAACAAGGATAGCGTTGTATAATAACAATTGAAGGGGTAATCACTGTGAATAAATCTCAACTAATCGAGAAAATTGCTGCTGGCGCAGATATTTCAAAAGCTGCTGCGGGTCGTGCGTTAGATTCATTTATTGGCGCAGTAACTGATGAATTAAAAAATGGCGAGCAAGTAGCTTTAGTAGGTTTTGGTACTTTCTCTGTACGTGATCGTGCAGCACGTACAGGCCGTAACCCACAAACTGGCGCAACAATTGAAATTGCTGCGGCTAAAATCCCATCTTTCAAAGCGGGTAAAGCATTAAAAGACGCTTGTAACTAATACTTGCTTCTTTATTACCTTAGGTAATTTTAAAGACCACCGTTTGGTGGTCTTTTGCTATCTACCGGCAAGCAAATTTTAAATAAAAAAATAAAAATAATTTGTAATTAGTCAATCTTGTGCTTCAAGCAAAGGGCTGCTTCTGCTAAAATCGCGAGCAAGAAAAATTGAGTCTAGACTATTTAGGCGTAAATAAGAGATAAAGATGTTAGAAGATATTCGAGAAAAATCACAGGGATTAACCGCCAAAATAATACTTGGTTTAATTATCTTGACGTTTGCTGTTGCAGGGGTTGGTAGTTATACAAACTCAGTAGACACATCAGTTGCTACTGTAAATGGCGAAAGTATTAGCCAGCAAGATTTCAATAAAGCTTATCAGGCGCAAAGAAATCGTATGGCACAGCAGTTTGGTGACATGTTCGAAACCTTGTCTAATGACCAGAATTACATGGCCAACTTCCGTCAAGGTGTATTAGATAACTTAATTAATGAAAAGTTAATTGATCAAGCAAGCAATGACATGGCAATTCGCGTTTCTGATGAGCGTATTAAAGAGACTATTCGTCAGATGCCAGAATTTCAGGTAGATGGTGCGTTTGATAATAATCGTTATTTAGCCATTATTAATCAAGCGGGCTTTTTTCAGTCTTCTGATTTTAGAGATTACTTAAGAACTGAAATGACTCGTCGTCAATTAAGTCAAGCGCTTGTTGCTAGTGAGTTTAATTTGCCTTATCAAGAAAATCTTCAGCAAACATTGCAAAACCAAACACGTGATATTCGTTTTGCTACCATTGCCAGTGAGCAATTTAAAAGTGCTATTGAAGTAACGGATGAAGAAATCGAAACTTACTATCAAGAAAACCAAGCACGTTTTGAAAATAAAGAGCAGGTAAAAGTTGATTATATTAGCTTAAATGTTGCAGACATTGCTAAAAAAATAACTGTAACAGACGAAGACGTTGCTCAGTACTACAAAGAAAATATGACCCAGTTTACTCAGGCAGAAAAACGTCGTATTTCTCATATTTTGATAGAATTTAATGAAGACGAAGCCGCAGCTGAAAGCGCAGCTAACGATGTTTTAGCTCGTCTTGAACAAGGTGAAGACTTTGCTACCTTAGCTAAAGAAGTATCACACGATACTTTTAGTGGTGAGAATGGTGGTGATCTTGAGTGGTTAGAGCCAGGCGTGATGGAATCTAGCTTTGATGATGCAGCACTTGCTTTAGCTAATGTTGGTGATCTTAGCGGTTTAGTAAAAACTAGTTTTGGTTATCACGTTATTAAGTTAACGGCGCTTGAAGAAGAGAAAATTCAAACTCTTGATGAAGTTAAAGTTGCGTTGCGTGAAACGGTTAGCAATGAAAAAGCGCAAGATCAGTTTTTTGCACTTCAGCAAGAAATGGCACGTATTAGCTTTGAGTACCCTGATAGCTTAGATGATGCGGCAAGTGGAGTAGATGTAGCTATTCAAACATCACCTTGGTTATCGCGTGCAGGTAATGCAGTACCGTTTAATAACGCACAAGTAATTGAAGCAGCGTTTTCTGATTTAGTTTTAGAAGACAACATGAACTCAGATGTTATTGAAGTGAATGATGATATTGCCTTAGTTTTACGTTTAAACACTTATCAGCCTGCGAATGTTAAGCCTAAATCTGAAGTTGCTGAGCAAATTAAAAGTATTTTAATCGCGCAAAAAGCAACAGAGAAAGCACAAAATACAGTGGATGAGTTATTAGCTAAGCATAAAGCGGGTACTGATATTACAAGTGATTTAGCGAGTTTAAATGCAAGCTTTGAAGTAAAAGAAAAGGTCGCTAGATTTGGTGCAGACATTGATCAAAGTGTTACTCGCGCTGCATTTGTATTACCTCATCCAGTCGCTGGTACGGTATCGGCCTCAAGTGCCTCATTAAGCAATGGTGATTTAGCAATTGTTGAGGTGACTTCGGTACAGGTTGCAGAAATTAAACCCGATCCGAATTTAGGCAAGCAGCAAGTATCTCAACTTGCACAGTCAGCTTATCGTGGTTATGTGGACTCATTAAAAGTGGGGGCGAAAATTACCCGCAAAGTCGTTTCTGAGCCAACGACGGTATACTAATTAAGACGATATACTAATTAGAATGAGAAACTAAAAAGCTGCTTTAGAGCTAACACCGATCAGTTAAGAAAATTATTATGATCGGTTGAACGATCTTTACAATCTGTCAAAATCCAGTGATCACAAGTCACTGGATTTTTTTTATGCTTTCAAATTGGTTACTCGATACAGACACTTTTGCTGCTCCCGAAGATTTATCTGTTTTCCAAAAACATTTGCCAATGGAATGGATAGAGAAGGTACTCGTTGAAACGGATAAAGCCAGTATGAGAAGGCGCAAACTACCAGCTGAGCTTGTTGTCTGGCTCATCGTGGGAATAGGCCTTTATCGTAATCGCCCTATTACCGAGGTTGTTGATAAACTTGACCTAATACTGTCAGATAAACTGGGTGAAACACTTGCTCCCAGTGCAATCCCGCAAGCACGAAAGCGCTTAAGTGACACTCCATTAGCTGAACTATTTAAATTGACGGCGACACATTGGTCACAACAACAAGATGGGGATGATACTTGGTGTGGGCTATCACTTTTTTCAGTGGATGGCACACAGCTTCGTTGTGCAGACACGCCAGAAACTGCAAGCGAGTTTGGGTATATCAAGCACCGCCAAGATAAGCACCTTGAATATCCAGTAGTACGATTATGTGCATTAATGTCATTGCGTAGTCGCCTAATAAAAGATGTCGCATTTGGCTCAAGCCGAGTTGGCGAGGTTAATTATGCGAAACAGTTAATTTCATCAGCATCAGCAAATTCACTCACTATTTTTGATAGGTGCTACCTAAGCGCAGAACTTATGATGAATTGGCAACGGCATAACCAAGAGCAGCACTGGTTAACCCCCATAAAAAGTAATACCAAATACCGTGTCATTGAACAGTACAGTGAACATGATTTTCTCATTGAAATGTCAGTATCAAATCATGCCAGAAAACAAGACCCGAGTTTACCTGAAGTTTGGCAAGCTCGCCTCGTTACTTACCCAGAAAACAAACAAAGTAATCATATTAAAGGGCTCCTGAGCTCTTTAACTGACATTAATAAATACAAAGCAGAAGATATTCTGGCAGTGTACTTCGAGCGTTGGGAGATAGAAAATGGCTATGGGGAGTTAAAGCAATTTCAACTTGATAATGCAATATTGCTTAGAAGCCAAACAGTTCAGGGCGTAAAGCAAGAAATATGGGGATTATTAATTGCGTATAACCTAATTAGAGCCGAGATAAGCCAAATAGCGACAGAAGCACAAGTCTCTCCGTTACGCATAAGCTTTGTGATGGCAATGCGATTTATCCAAGATGAGTTTATGTGGTGTGCAATAGCCTCACCAGGTAGTATTCCTAAAAAGTTGAGGGCGATGCGGGAAAACGTAAAACAATTTATATTGCCAGAGAAACGAAAACGGCCCAAAGCCCGGACCGTTCGTATTTCTAAAACCCGCTACCCTGTCAAATCAAAACATGCTTAATTGACATGTGTTAGCTTTAGAGCAGCTTTTTTTATGGGCGTTATTTATGCTAGGACTAGTGTAAAATGCGTTGGCTTAGCAACTCAATTAACAATTCATTTAGCAATGGTGGTGTTTTAACTGGAAGTTCTGACTCATCATCAGCTTTTTGG is a window from the Litorilituus sediminis genome containing:
- a CDS encoding IS4 family transposase produces the protein MLSNWLLDTDTFAAPEDLSVFQKHLPMEWIEKVLVETDKASMRRRKLPAELVVWLIVGIGLYRNRPITEVVDKLDLILSDKLGETLAPSAIPQARKRLSDTPLAELFKLTATHWSQQQDGDDTWCGLSLFSVDGTQLRCADTPETASEFGYIKHRQDKHLEYPVVRLCALMSLRSRLIKDVAFGSSRVGEVNYAKQLISSASANSLTIFDRCYLSAELMMNWQRHNQEQHWLTPIKSNTKYRVIEQYSEHDFLIEMSVSNHARKQDPSLPEVWQARLVTYPENKQSNHIKGLLSSLTDINKYKAEDILAVYFERWEIENGYGELKQFQLDNAILLRSQTVQGVKQEIWGLLIAYNLIRAEISQIATEAQVSPLRISFVMAMRFIQDEFMWCAIASPGSIPKKLRAMRENVKQFILPEKRKRPKARTVRISKTRYPVKSKHA